In Arachis hypogaea cultivar Tifrunner chromosome 17, arahy.Tifrunner.gnm2.J5K5, whole genome shotgun sequence, a single window of DNA contains:
- the LOC112767028 gene encoding 1-acyl-sn-glycerol-3-phosphate acyltransferase isoform X2, with protein MENSGGGALLRNRRLESFLDTSSGLRVEEAPKILVKERPEHRLKKDVYINDNGWVSSIISWIRIVTCFVSMMVTTFIWALIMVVLIPWPYERIRQGNIYGHVTGRMLMWILGNPIKIEGAEYNNERAIYISNHASPIDIFLIMWLTPTGTVGIAKKEAARAVVRNNLSLIIFPEGTRSKNGRLLPFKKGFVHLALQTRLPIVPMVLTGTHQAWRKGSLHVRPTPLAVKYLPPISTENWKAEKIDDYVKMVHDLYAAQLPETQRPLS; from the exons atggaaaaTAGTGGTGGTGGTGCCCTTTTGAGGAATAGAAGGTTGGAGAGCTTCTTAGATACAAGCTCTGGTCTAAGAGTGGAAGAAGCTCCAAAAATTTTGGTTAAAGAAAGACCGGAACACCGGCTTAAGAAGGATGTATATATCAATGACAACGGGTGGGTTTCGTCAATCATTTCCTGGATCAGGATTGTGACATGTTTTGTGTCTATGATGGTCACAACATTCATATGGGCATTGATCATGGTTGTGCTTATACCATGGCCTTATGAGAGGATTCGGCAAGGCAATATTTATGGCCATGTCACTGGTAGAATGCTG ATGTGGATTCTTGGTAATCCTATAAAGATTGAAGGTGCTGAGTACAATAACGAAAGGGCGATTTATATCAGTAACCATGCATCTCCAATTGACATTTTTCTTATAATGTGGTTGACTCCTACAGGCactgttggtattgccaagaaagAG GCAGCTCGTGCAGTTGTAAGAAACAATCTGTCCCTGATAATCTTTCCGGAGGGTACCAGGTCGAAGAATGGACGACTACTTCCTTTCAAAAAA GGTTTTGTCCATTTGGCCCTACAAACGCGCCTTCCTATTGTTCCGATGGTCCTCACCGGTACTCATCAGGCATGGAGGAAAGGCAGTTTACATGTCCGACCGACACCTCTTGCCGTCAAGTATCTTCCTCCGATAAGCACCGAAAATTGGAAGGCCGAGAAGATCGATGACTATGTCAAAATGGTTCATGACTTGTATGCTGCACAACTTCCTGAGACTCAGAGGCCTTTGTCCTAA
- the LOC112767028 gene encoding 1-acyl-sn-glycerol-3-phosphate acyltransferase isoform X1 — protein sequence MENSGGGALLRNRRLESFLDTSSGLRVEEAPKILVKERPEHRLKKDVYINDNGWVSSIISWIRIVTCFVSMMVTTFIWALIMVVLIPWPYERIRQGNIYGHVTGRMLMWILGNPIKIEGAEYNNERAIYISNHASPIDIFLIMWLTPTGTVGIAKKEIVWYPLFGQLYVLANHLRIDRSNPTSAIESMNEAARAVVRNNLSLIIFPEGTRSKNGRLLPFKKGFVHLALQTRLPIVPMVLTGTHQAWRKGSLHVRPTPLAVKYLPPISTENWKAEKIDDYVKMVHDLYAAQLPETQRPLS from the exons atggaaaaTAGTGGTGGTGGTGCCCTTTTGAGGAATAGAAGGTTGGAGAGCTTCTTAGATACAAGCTCTGGTCTAAGAGTGGAAGAAGCTCCAAAAATTTTGGTTAAAGAAAGACCGGAACACCGGCTTAAGAAGGATGTATATATCAATGACAACGGGTGGGTTTCGTCAATCATTTCCTGGATCAGGATTGTGACATGTTTTGTGTCTATGATGGTCACAACATTCATATGGGCATTGATCATGGTTGTGCTTATACCATGGCCTTATGAGAGGATTCGGCAAGGCAATATTTATGGCCATGTCACTGGTAGAATGCTG ATGTGGATTCTTGGTAATCCTATAAAGATTGAAGGTGCTGAGTACAATAACGAAAGGGCGATTTATATCAGTAACCATGCATCTCCAATTGACATTTTTCTTATAATGTGGTTGACTCCTACAGGCactgttggtattgccaagaaagAG ATAGTATGGTATCCTCTATTTGGGCAACTTTATGTTTTGGCCAATCATCTTCGAATAGACCGATCCAATCCAACCTCAGCTATTGAGTCCATGAATGAG GCAGCTCGTGCAGTTGTAAGAAACAATCTGTCCCTGATAATCTTTCCGGAGGGTACCAGGTCGAAGAATGGACGACTACTTCCTTTCAAAAAA GGTTTTGTCCATTTGGCCCTACAAACGCGCCTTCCTATTGTTCCGATGGTCCTCACCGGTACTCATCAGGCATGGAGGAAAGGCAGTTTACATGTCCGACCGACACCTCTTGCCGTCAAGTATCTTCCTCCGATAAGCACCGAAAATTGGAAGGCCGAGAAGATCGATGACTATGTCAAAATGGTTCATGACTTGTATGCTGCACAACTTCCTGAGACTCAGAGGCCTTTGTCCTAA